Proteins encoded together in one Kutzneria kofuensis window:
- a CDS encoding MFS transporter, with the protein MCATCGVPAHVPAPARKFAALRNADCRTYLFGAALAMMADNIEHVITYWVLWEKFHSPALTGFEVISHWVPFLLFSVYFGGLADRHDCRRVIQAAQVLFMLVSVAWGVLFLTGTLQVWEACLLLVLHGCAGAIWGPGEQLMLHDFVGEAELPSAVRLNATFRSLGILFGPVVGSALLLGLGPVAGIFVNVAFYLPLTLFLFRTRYTGHNRDGGVPRTRLGLVDSIRV; encoded by the coding sequence ATGTGCGCCACCTGCGGCGTGCCGGCCCACGTGCCGGCGCCCGCACGCAAGTTCGCGGCGCTGCGCAACGCCGACTGCCGCACCTACCTGTTCGGCGCGGCGCTGGCGATGATGGCCGACAACATCGAGCACGTCATCACCTACTGGGTGCTGTGGGAGAAGTTCCACTCGCCGGCGCTGACCGGCTTCGAGGTGATCAGCCACTGGGTGCCGTTCCTGCTGTTCTCCGTGTACTTCGGCGGACTGGCCGACCGGCACGACTGCCGCCGGGTGATCCAGGCGGCGCAGGTGCTGTTCATGCTGGTGTCGGTCGCCTGGGGTGTGCTGTTCCTGACCGGGACCCTGCAGGTGTGGGAGGCGTGCCTGCTGCTGGTCCTGCACGGCTGCGCCGGGGCCATCTGGGGGCCGGGCGAACAGCTGATGCTGCACGACTTCGTCGGCGAGGCCGAACTGCCCAGCGCGGTCCGGCTCAACGCCACCTTCCGCAGCCTCGGCATCCTGTTCGGGCCGGTCGTCGGCTCGGCGCTGCTGCTCGGGCTCGGCCCGGTCGCCGGGATCTTCGTCAACGTGGCGTTCTACCTGCCGCTGACGCTGTTCCTGTTCCGCACCAGGTACACCGGCCACAACCGGGACGGCGGCGTGCCGCGCACCCGGCTCGGCCTGGTGGACTCGATCCGCGT
- a CDS encoding O-methyltransferase, with the protein MTSTLLDPKVRALLDKLFDAAARDGELSTREIPDDVRGRADALADVYMPISAAGGRLLYALVRAIRPKVVVEFGTSYGISTLHLAAAVRDNGTGHVYGTELSATKVTAARANLATADLSDHVTILEGDALDTLAGVPGPIGLLLVDGWKELSLPVLRLLEPRLAPGALVVADDITLPSMRHYLDHVRDPANGYLGVEFPVEDGMEISCRV; encoded by the coding sequence ATGACATCAACCCTGCTCGACCCCAAGGTTCGCGCGCTGCTGGACAAGCTGTTCGACGCGGCGGCGCGGGACGGCGAGCTGTCGACGCGCGAGATTCCCGACGACGTCCGAGGCCGTGCCGACGCGCTCGCGGACGTGTACATGCCGATCTCGGCGGCCGGTGGCCGGCTGCTCTACGCGCTCGTCAGGGCGATCCGGCCGAAGGTGGTGGTGGAATTCGGCACCTCGTACGGCATCTCCACGCTGCACCTGGCCGCGGCGGTGCGGGACAACGGCACCGGTCACGTCTACGGCACCGAGCTCAGTGCGACCAAGGTCACCGCCGCCCGGGCGAATCTGGCCACGGCGGACCTGTCCGATCATGTGACGATTCTCGAGGGCGACGCCCTCGACACCCTCGCCGGAGTCCCCGGCCCGATCGGCCTGCTGCTGGTGGACGGTTGGAAGGAGCTCAGCCTGCCCGTGCTGCGCCTGCTGGAACCCCGCCTCGCGCCCGGCGCGCTGGTGGTGGCCGACGACATCACCCTGCCGTCCATGCGCCACTACCTCGACCACGTGCGCGACCCGGCCAACGGCTACCTGGGCGTGGAGTTCCCGGTCGAGGACGGCATGGAGATCAGCTGCCGCGTCTGA
- a CDS encoding TetR/AcrR family transcriptional regulator produces the protein MGTDHHGNRYGRSERARQAVLEAADDLLVEHGFAGLTIEKIAARAGVAKQTIYRWWPSKVDILLDAFGDDLAEDLTPVDHGSLATDLREYLAALADFLTNSDAGAVYRALVGQAQHDPQLAARLRDDHLAVQYARDRLPFERAIARHELPEDMDIDLAAQRLVAVVHYRVLVTGEPVPREFTDALVDAFIADL, from the coding sequence GTGGGCACCGATCATCACGGCAACCGCTACGGGCGCAGCGAACGGGCGCGCCAGGCCGTTCTCGAGGCCGCCGACGACCTGCTCGTCGAGCACGGCTTCGCCGGGCTGACCATCGAGAAGATCGCCGCCCGGGCCGGCGTGGCCAAGCAGACCATCTACCGCTGGTGGCCGTCCAAAGTGGACATCCTGCTGGACGCGTTCGGCGACGACCTGGCCGAGGACCTCACCCCCGTCGACCACGGATCCCTGGCCACCGACCTTCGCGAGTACCTGGCCGCCCTGGCCGACTTCCTCACCAACTCCGACGCCGGCGCCGTCTACCGCGCGCTCGTCGGCCAGGCCCAGCACGACCCGCAACTCGCGGCCCGCCTACGCGACGACCACCTCGCCGTCCAGTACGCCCGCGACCGGCTCCCCTTCGAACGCGCCATCGCCCGCCACGAACTCCCCGAGGACATGGACATCGACCTGGCCGCCCAGCGACTCGTCGCCGTCGTGCACTACCGCGTGCTCGTCACGGGCGAGCCGGTGCCGCGCGAGTTCACCGACGCCCTGGTGGACGCCTTCATCGCCGACCTCTAG
- a CDS encoding glycoside hydrolase family 75 protein, protein MLRRALLALLAVVLGSSLAVAAHASAAPQDSYLVTLYGWPDNSPPGGDIAYPQIHQAAGGTGTYDDPITFATDQNELAPGTRVYYPMLKRYFIMEDGCAACSQDWQNGKRHIDLWVGGEGGDANAVIDCEDSLTRDPGDVIVDPDPGQPVDSGPLFNSDDNSCYQPGGFAPATQSRSDDGNPTADQLLAKTAHCNQVSNGTYSDKNGGQTPICGANGAYFWTSGMAVDCDGQRTSTCNENTDCCFYDDTSFHQSDGKPLNAAQLPYVVIPLPSSRWNYGNAGVQGGDVLAVIYHGHVEYAVFGDEGPDDSIGEASYATAKSLGIDPDPKTGGTSDKVTYIVFKNSKVSPIESHTSAVTQGRKFAQQFISSN, encoded by the coding sequence ATGCTCAGAAGAGCACTGCTAGCCCTGCTCGCCGTCGTTCTCGGTTCTTCGCTCGCGGTCGCCGCGCACGCGTCCGCCGCGCCGCAGGACAGCTACCTGGTCACGCTCTACGGCTGGCCCGACAACTCGCCGCCCGGCGGCGACATCGCGTATCCGCAGATCCATCAGGCCGCCGGCGGCACCGGGACCTACGACGACCCGATCACCTTCGCCACCGACCAGAACGAGCTGGCGCCGGGAACGCGCGTGTACTACCCGATGCTGAAGCGCTACTTCATCATGGAGGACGGCTGCGCCGCGTGCAGCCAGGACTGGCAGAACGGCAAGCGGCACATCGATCTGTGGGTCGGCGGCGAGGGCGGCGACGCCAACGCCGTGATCGACTGTGAGGACTCGCTCACCCGCGACCCCGGCGACGTCATCGTCGACCCCGACCCCGGCCAGCCGGTCGACAGCGGACCGTTGTTCAACTCCGACGACAATTCCTGTTACCAGCCAGGCGGTTTCGCCCCCGCGACCCAGTCGCGGTCGGACGACGGCAACCCCACCGCCGACCAGTTGCTGGCCAAGACCGCCCACTGCAACCAGGTCTCCAACGGCACCTACTCCGACAAGAACGGCGGCCAGACCCCGATCTGCGGCGCCAACGGGGCGTACTTCTGGACTTCCGGCATGGCGGTCGACTGCGACGGCCAGCGTACGTCCACTTGCAACGAGAACACCGACTGCTGCTTCTACGACGACACTTCTTTCCATCAGTCCGACGGCAAGCCCCTCAACGCCGCCCAGCTGCCCTACGTCGTGATCCCGCTGCCCAGCTCCCGCTGGAACTACGGCAACGCCGGCGTGCAGGGCGGTGACGTCCTCGCCGTCATCTACCACGGACACGTGGAATACGCGGTGTTCGGCGACGAGGGACCCGACGACAGCATCGGCGAAGCTTCCTACGCCACCGCCAAGTCCCTCGGCATCGACCCCGACCCCAAGACCGGCGGGACGTCGGACAAGGTCACCTACATCGTGTTCAAGAACTCGAAGGTCTCGCCCATCGAGAGCCACACGAGCGCGGTGACGCAGGGGCGGAAGTTCGCCCAGCAGTTCATCAGCAGCAACTGA
- a CDS encoding FAD-dependent monooxygenase, whose translation MRALISGAGVAGPALATALGRHGVEVTVVEAAAKLRTSGFAVDFRGETHMSVLAKLGVLDQLKAVQTHGGAMEAVDEHGRQIFRLPEEFAGGEVEVRRSDLSRILYERSLDHADYLFGDTITGLAETESGVHVDFAKAESRTYDIVIGADGMHSGVRRLVFGPERDYVKHLGYYIAGWDLVNDRGYGTTAVQYNVPGRMASVSADFRDPSKAGALFVFAKPQADVDWRDLDRQKRMIRDAFGGMRWHVPYLLDTLRDVDEMYFDSISRVRVPQWTKGRFALLGDAAWGVTLGGMGVGTGVVGAYVLAGELALARGDHRAAFAAYEQRMRGYAGRWQKGASPGQFLAPSTAPLLWLRNAMFSTKAVQKLMVAGTTKLAGDVALPDYPAA comes from the coding sequence ATGCGGGCGTTGATTTCGGGAGCGGGCGTGGCCGGGCCGGCGCTGGCGACGGCGTTGGGACGGCACGGTGTCGAGGTGACGGTGGTCGAAGCGGCGGCCAAGCTGCGGACCAGCGGGTTCGCGGTGGACTTCCGCGGCGAGACGCACATGTCGGTGCTGGCCAAGTTGGGGGTCCTCGACCAGCTGAAGGCCGTCCAGACGCACGGCGGCGCGATGGAGGCGGTGGACGAGCACGGCCGGCAGATCTTCCGACTGCCGGAGGAGTTCGCCGGCGGCGAGGTGGAGGTCCGGCGCAGCGACCTGTCGAGAATCCTGTACGAGCGCAGCCTCGACCACGCGGACTACCTGTTCGGCGACACGATCACCGGCCTGGCGGAGACCGAGAGCGGGGTGCACGTCGACTTCGCGAAGGCGGAGTCGCGGACGTACGACATCGTGATCGGCGCCGACGGCATGCATTCGGGGGTGCGCCGGCTGGTGTTCGGGCCGGAACGGGACTACGTCAAGCACCTCGGCTACTACATCGCCGGCTGGGATCTCGTGAACGACCGCGGCTACGGCACGACCGCGGTGCAGTACAACGTGCCCGGTCGGATGGCCAGCGTCAGCGCGGACTTCCGGGACCCGAGCAAGGCGGGCGCGCTGTTCGTGTTCGCGAAGCCGCAGGCGGACGTCGACTGGCGCGACCTGGACCGGCAGAAGCGGATGATCCGGGACGCCTTCGGCGGAATGCGTTGGCACGTCCCGTATCTGCTGGACACGCTGCGCGACGTGGACGAGATGTACTTCGACTCCATCAGCCGGGTTCGGGTGCCGCAGTGGACGAAGGGCCGCTTCGCGTTGCTCGGCGACGCGGCGTGGGGAGTGACGCTGGGCGGCATGGGTGTGGGCACCGGCGTGGTCGGCGCGTACGTGCTGGCCGGCGAGCTGGCGCTGGCCCGGGGTGATCACCGGGCGGCCTTCGCGGCGTACGAGCAGCGGATGCGCGGCTACGCCGGCCGGTGGCAGAAGGGTGCGAGCCCCGGCCAGTTCCTGGCGCCGTCGACCGCGCCGCTGTTGTGGCTGCGCAACGCCATGTTCAGCACCAAGGCCGTGCAGAAGCTGATGGTCGCCGGGACCACCAAGCTGGCCGGCGACGTTGCCCTGCCGGACTATCCGGCGGCCTGA
- a CDS encoding TetR/AcrR family transcriptional regulator: MDVIELLWGERGGPRRGPKPTLTVGDLARAGIELADKEGLAAVTMQRVAEALGVTKMATYRYVPGKDELIALMVDVAIGEPPELKDITGGWRPRLKAWTLAMYERMSAHPWALRATTGQRVSGPNELGWVERALQALDGVAMDGGQMMDVVVALTGQIRVIVEQSAGTSEEDIAAGWTKVLATRQEQFPHVTKALLSSAQHGSRDQGLEFGLERILDGVELHLSRQ, translated from the coding sequence ATGGACGTGATCGAGCTGCTGTGGGGCGAGCGCGGCGGGCCGCGCCGGGGCCCCAAACCGACGCTGACCGTGGGCGACCTCGCGCGGGCCGGCATCGAGCTCGCCGACAAGGAGGGGCTGGCCGCGGTGACCATGCAGCGCGTGGCCGAGGCGCTGGGCGTCACGAAGATGGCCACATACCGTTACGTCCCGGGCAAGGACGAGCTGATCGCGCTGATGGTGGACGTGGCGATCGGGGAACCGCCGGAGCTCAAGGACATCACGGGCGGCTGGCGGCCGAGGCTGAAGGCCTGGACGCTGGCGATGTACGAGCGCATGAGCGCGCACCCGTGGGCGCTGCGGGCGACGACCGGGCAGCGGGTGAGCGGCCCGAACGAGCTGGGCTGGGTCGAACGGGCACTGCAGGCCCTGGACGGCGTCGCCATGGACGGCGGTCAGATGATGGACGTGGTCGTGGCCCTGACCGGGCAGATCCGCGTGATCGTCGAGCAGTCGGCGGGCACGTCGGAGGAGGACATCGCGGCCGGCTGGACGAAGGTGCTGGCGACACGTCAGGAGCAGTTCCCGCACGTCACCAAGGCGCTGCTGTCCTCGGCGCAGCACGGATCGCGCGACCAGGGCCTGGAATTCGGCCTGGAACGCATCCTGGACGGCGTGGAGCTCCATCTCAGCCGGCAGTGA
- a CDS encoding lytic polysaccharide monooxygenase auxiliary activity family 9 protein, translating to MNKRLVAALVGAVAAPLIVVAGPAAIASAHGYVNSPASRQAQCAAGTVSCGDIKYEPQSVEGPKGLRSCNGGVARFAELNDNSKGWRAAPVGKSVTFNWTFTARHRTTNYEYYVGNTKVGDFSGNNQVPPATVKHTVNLGNRSGHVTVLAIWNIADTSNAFYSCIDLQVG from the coding sequence ATGAACAAAAGGCTGGTCGCTGCCCTCGTGGGCGCGGTCGCGGCGCCCCTGATCGTCGTGGCCGGCCCGGCGGCAATCGCCAGCGCACACGGATATGTGAACTCACCGGCCAGTCGTCAGGCCCAGTGCGCCGCCGGCACGGTGTCCTGCGGCGACATCAAGTACGAACCGCAGAGTGTGGAGGGCCCCAAGGGACTGCGCAGCTGCAACGGTGGTGTGGCGCGGTTCGCCGAGCTCAACGACAACAGCAAGGGCTGGCGCGCCGCACCGGTGGGCAAGTCCGTGACGTTCAACTGGACGTTCACGGCGCGGCACCGGACGACGAACTACGAGTACTACGTGGGCAACACCAAGGTTGGCGACTTCAGTGGCAACAACCAGGTGCCGCCGGCGACGGTCAAACACACGGTGAACCTCGGCAACCGCAGCGGTCACGTTACGGTGCTGGCCATCTGGAACATCGCCGACACGTCGAACGCCTTCTACAGCTGCATCGACCTGCAAGTAGGCTGA
- a CDS encoding DUF3040 domain-containing protein, with translation MTLRDDELRSLAEIERSLTATDPDLARRLAELRPLTPGSAAALIAGSLAMHASGIVIALAGARIDSPVTAAIGAALAIGFPALAVWHLWWRRR, from the coding sequence ATGACGCTGCGTGACGACGAGCTGCGATCGCTCGCGGAGATCGAACGATCGTTGACGGCGACCGACCCGGACCTGGCCCGACGCCTGGCCGAGCTGCGCCCGCTCACGCCGGGCTCCGCCGCGGCCCTGATCGCGGGCTCTCTGGCCATGCACGCCAGCGGCATCGTGATCGCCTTAGCGGGCGCCCGCATCGACTCGCCGGTCACGGCCGCGATCGGCGCGGCGCTGGCCATCGGCTTCCCGGCGCTGGCCGTCTGGCACCTGTGGTGGCGCCGCCGGTGA
- a CDS encoding M15 family metallopeptidase, with amino-acid sequence MAVRPVLVAFVAVLATSACGSGAAAPLGDADGVIADNNSLSPFDTSKAAIRNLDPALLAAVQQAARDAQQHGITVKITSGWRSQAYQQQLLDDAVRKYGTLAAARQYVNTPEKSTHVTGKAVDIGPTDADDWVNRHGADYGLCQAYSNEMWHFELLTEPGGQCPPQLPDAAG; translated from the coding sequence TTGGCCGTTCGTCCGGTTCTCGTTGCCTTCGTGGCGGTGCTGGCCACTTCCGCCTGCGGGAGCGGCGCCGCCGCCCCGCTGGGTGATGCCGACGGCGTCATCGCGGACAACAACAGCCTCAGCCCCTTCGACACGTCGAAGGCCGCGATCCGCAACCTCGACCCGGCACTGCTGGCCGCCGTGCAGCAGGCCGCGCGGGACGCGCAGCAGCACGGCATCACCGTGAAGATCACGTCCGGTTGGCGCAGCCAGGCCTACCAGCAGCAGCTGCTCGACGACGCCGTGCGGAAGTACGGGACGCTGGCGGCGGCGCGGCAGTACGTGAACACGCCGGAGAAGTCGACGCACGTGACGGGCAAGGCCGTGGACATCGGGCCGACCGACGCGGACGACTGGGTGAACCGGCACGGCGCCGACTACGGGCTGTGCCAGGCGTACTCGAACGAGATGTGGCACTTCGAGCTGTTGACGGAGCCGGGCGGGCAGTGCCCGCCGCAGCTGCCGGACGCCGCCGGCTGA
- a CDS encoding helix-turn-helix transcriptional regulator — protein MNTALATVSTIGPRIDQVFPVRLAVDDALTRDAVAQAITAHPRLRLTDSAVPGEVLLAITTEVTDELLADITDDTAPPVLLVADRLGGRQLLRSLHAGVVSFLPRRSTDLGTITKALVTTAEGRSVLPPSVARLLVDHLRRIDHVLITTTGYGVAGLDAREVEVLRLVAQGAENADIARELRYSEHTIKRILKDLLSRHNLQNRAHAVAYALRIGAI, from the coding sequence ATGAACACCGCACTCGCCACCGTCTCCACGATCGGCCCGCGCATCGATCAGGTCTTCCCGGTGCGCCTGGCCGTCGACGACGCGTTGACGAGGGACGCGGTGGCGCAGGCCATCACCGCCCACCCGCGGCTGCGCCTCACCGACTCGGCCGTGCCGGGCGAGGTGCTGCTGGCGATCACCACCGAGGTCACCGACGAACTGCTGGCCGACATCACCGACGACACCGCTCCCCCGGTCCTGCTGGTCGCGGATCGCTTGGGCGGCCGGCAGTTGCTGCGCAGCCTGCACGCCGGCGTGGTGAGCTTCCTGCCCCGCCGCTCCACCGACCTGGGGACGATCACCAAGGCGCTGGTGACCACCGCGGAGGGCCGGTCGGTGCTGCCGCCGTCGGTGGCGCGCCTGCTGGTGGACCACCTGCGGCGCATCGACCACGTGCTGATCACCACGACCGGTTACGGCGTCGCGGGTCTGGACGCGCGCGAGGTGGAAGTGCTGCGGCTGGTGGCGCAGGGCGCCGAGAACGCGGACATCGCCCGTGAGCTCAGGTATTCCGAGCACACGATCAAGCGCATCCTGAAGGACCTGTTGAGCCGGCACAATCTGCAGAACCGCGCGCACGCGGTGGCGTACGCGCTGCGGATCGGCGCGATCTAG
- a CDS encoding AfsR/SARP family transcriptional regulator yields the protein MLTFTVLGPVAAARDGHPVELGPPQQRAVLALLLAKAGKPAGQSELIDLVWGERAPSSAANLVHRYVGALRRALEPGLTARSQGELLTRQAGGYELRIEPEASDLGRFRALVAQANMSRGLDEYVAALELVQGRCAAEVGRSHPVFAEVDHEIADAVRAAADRALSLGTPDIVHDVVRRVARWMPLDEALHVRLMKVLVAMGRPGAAEDAYRDIAQRLVDQLGIDPGKELRAALRLADVRAAVLRPAQLPADVRSFAGRDRELAELDRRLDEPVEILCLDGMPGAGKSTLAVHWAHRQKLRFRDGQLYMNLHHAGPDTGGPMLRSFLRALGLPGEEVPETYDELVAEYRRMTAGKQLLVVVDGVCTVEQVRGLVPSSAGSLVLVTSKRRLPGLSDAGKVGVVSVGMLDPDQSRELLVRRLGAARVDAEPAAADQIVQACGGLPLALSLVAARLLMNPGFTLAAVVDDLTTVFGGGTGSGLRTVFSWSYERLGPTAARLFRLLSLHPVDGFSAPVTARLLDVDPPTAEAALAELVDSWLVDQPRPGRYQAHELVMAYAHDLSQEIDSDENRAGAWARMVEHYVQGAQWAHDSLAAERNEREAVAWYTREYEVVETLIRQIDEPWRLTIPMQRFYLRRGLLQDWEDSVRHSLAKAIEPGPRARLLMGLAGVSQCTGRLDEAVTLYRESLIVGKDVDDPRRVVITLIGLAGVEEARGDRKTAGIVIAEAMQVLEKRLGVGGGPISDDTRTLLRYLLTAGAELDLFEAEVVRARLAAVLG from the coding sequence GTGTTGACGTTCACGGTGCTCGGCCCGGTGGCGGCCGCCCGGGACGGCCACCCCGTTGAGCTGGGTCCGCCGCAGCAGCGCGCGGTGCTCGCCCTGCTGCTGGCCAAGGCGGGCAAGCCGGCCGGCCAGTCCGAGCTGATCGACCTGGTGTGGGGCGAGCGCGCCCCGTCCAGCGCGGCCAACCTGGTGCACCGCTACGTCGGCGCGCTGCGGCGGGCGCTCGAGCCGGGGCTGACCGCCCGCAGCCAGGGCGAGCTGCTGACCCGGCAGGCCGGCGGCTACGAGCTGCGGATAGAGCCGGAAGCATCCGACCTGGGCCGGTTCCGTGCCCTTGTCGCGCAAGCGAACATGTCCCGCGGCCTCGACGAGTACGTGGCCGCGCTGGAGTTGGTCCAGGGCCGCTGCGCCGCCGAGGTCGGCCGGTCCCATCCCGTGTTCGCGGAGGTCGACCACGAGATCGCCGACGCCGTGCGGGCCGCGGCCGACCGGGCGCTCTCCCTTGGCACACCCGATATCGTGCACGATGTCGTGCGGCGCGTGGCGCGCTGGATGCCGCTGGACGAGGCGCTGCACGTGCGGCTGATGAAGGTGCTGGTGGCGATGGGACGACCGGGCGCGGCCGAGGACGCCTACCGGGACATCGCGCAGCGGTTGGTGGACCAGCTCGGCATCGATCCCGGCAAGGAGTTGCGGGCGGCCCTGCGGCTGGCCGACGTGCGGGCCGCGGTGCTGCGGCCCGCGCAGCTGCCGGCGGACGTGCGGTCCTTCGCCGGCCGTGACCGCGAACTGGCCGAGCTCGACCGCCGGCTCGACGAGCCGGTGGAAATCCTGTGCCTGGACGGAATGCCCGGCGCCGGGAAGTCCACTTTGGCCGTTCACTGGGCGCACCGGCAGAAGCTCCGCTTCCGCGACGGGCAGCTGTACATGAACCTGCACCACGCCGGCCCCGACACCGGCGGGCCGATGCTGCGGTCGTTCCTGCGTGCCCTCGGCCTGCCCGGCGAGGAAGTGCCGGAGACCTACGACGAACTCGTCGCGGAGTACCGGCGGATGACCGCCGGCAAGCAGTTGCTGGTGGTCGTCGACGGGGTGTGCACCGTCGAACAGGTCCGCGGACTCGTGCCCTCGTCGGCCGGTTCGCTGGTGTTGGTGACGAGCAAGCGTCGGCTGCCCGGGCTGTCCGACGCCGGCAAGGTGGGGGTGGTATCCGTCGGAATGCTGGACCCCGACCAATCCCGGGAACTGCTCGTCCGTCGCCTCGGCGCGGCCCGGGTCGATGCGGAACCGGCCGCCGCCGACCAGATCGTGCAGGCCTGCGGTGGGCTGCCGCTGGCCCTGTCGCTGGTGGCCGCGCGGCTGCTGATGAACCCCGGCTTCACCCTGGCCGCGGTGGTCGACGACCTGACGACCGTGTTCGGCGGCGGCACCGGAAGCGGCCTGCGCACGGTGTTCTCGTGGTCGTACGAGCGGCTCGGCCCCACTGCCGCCAGGCTTTTCCGGCTGCTGAGCCTGCATCCCGTTGACGGCTTCTCGGCGCCCGTCACGGCCCGGCTGCTCGACGTCGATCCGCCGACCGCCGAGGCCGCGCTGGCCGAACTCGTCGACTCGTGGCTGGTCGACCAGCCACGGCCCGGCCGCTACCAGGCGCACGAGCTCGTGATGGCGTACGCGCACGACCTCAGCCAGGAGATCGATTCCGACGAGAACCGCGCCGGGGCGTGGGCGCGGATGGTCGAGCACTACGTGCAAGGCGCGCAGTGGGCGCACGACAGCCTTGCGGCGGAACGGAACGAGCGCGAGGCCGTCGCCTGGTACACGCGGGAGTACGAGGTCGTCGAGACGCTCATCCGGCAGATCGACGAGCCGTGGCGGCTGACCATCCCCATGCAGCGGTTCTACCTGCGCCGGGGATTGCTGCAGGACTGGGAGGACAGCGTCCGGCACAGCCTGGCCAAGGCCATCGAGCCGGGGCCGCGGGCGCGGCTGCTGATGGGGCTGGCCGGCGTGTCGCAGTGCACCGGCCGGTTGGACGAAGCCGTGACGCTGTACCGGGAATCGCTGATCGTCGGCAAGGACGTGGACGATCCGCGGCGGGTCGTGATCACGCTGATCGGGCTCGCCGGCGTGGAGGAGGCCCGCGGCGACCGCAAGACCGCCGGCATCGTCATCGCGGAAGCCATGCAGGTCCTGGAGAAGCGGCTCGGCGTCGGCGGTGGCCCGATCTCGGACGACACCCGCACGCTGCTGCGCTACCTGCTCACCGCCGGCGCGGAACTGGACCTGTTCGAGGCCGAGGTGGTTCGCGCCCGGCTGGCCGCCGTCCTGGGCTAG
- a CDS encoding cytochrome P450, with translation MNTMPLRRPAHCPFDPPSELARLRRDEPISLVVTPAGTPAWLVTRHEDARLVLADPRFTAHGPVESRGVIDVDGPEHTRLRRLLVPELTIRRAEGWRLRVRKAAEERAAVLESPADLVADYARPLAGRVLGELVGLPEGFPMGLEAALLRPMLTDVVDQRRREPTTDLISGLLRQASVLREPPSTAEMVGLAMTVLFGGYETSVGMLTLSALVLMDDPRRVESLTEGEVAVSVAVEELLRYLTVVQPGLPRYATEDVRIGDQVVRKGECVLVSISSANRDPSVFHHPDELRLVRPTSRAHLAFGYGPHQCVGSQLARVLVQEGLTALFGLRPRVRLAKPRTELVFTDRSPVHGLRSLPVLW, from the coding sequence ATGAACACGATGCCGTTGCGCCGGCCCGCGCACTGCCCGTTCGACCCGCCGTCCGAGCTCGCCCGGCTGCGCCGCGACGAGCCGATCTCGCTGGTGGTGACGCCGGCCGGCACGCCGGCCTGGCTGGTCACCCGGCACGAGGACGCGCGCCTGGTGCTCGCCGACCCGCGGTTCACCGCCCACGGCCCGGTCGAGTCCCGTGGCGTGATCGATGTCGACGGCCCGGAGCACACCCGGTTGCGCCGGCTGCTGGTGCCGGAGCTGACGATCCGGCGGGCCGAGGGCTGGCGGCTGCGCGTCCGCAAGGCCGCCGAGGAGCGTGCCGCGGTCCTGGAGTCACCGGCCGATCTCGTCGCCGACTACGCCCGGCCGCTGGCCGGCCGGGTGCTCGGCGAACTCGTCGGCCTGCCCGAGGGCTTCCCGATGGGGCTGGAGGCGGCGCTGCTGCGGCCGATGCTGACCGACGTCGTCGACCAGCGCCGCCGCGAGCCGACCACCGACCTGATCTCGGGCCTGCTGAGGCAGGCGTCCGTGCTGCGGGAGCCGCCGTCCACCGCGGAGATGGTGGGCCTGGCGATGACGGTGCTGTTCGGCGGCTACGAGACGTCGGTAGGCATGCTCACGCTGAGCGCGCTGGTGCTGATGGACGATCCGCGCCGGGTGGAGTCGCTGACCGAGGGCGAGGTCGCCGTGTCGGTCGCCGTCGAGGAGCTGCTGCGCTACCTGACGGTGGTCCAGCCGGGGCTGCCGCGGTACGCCACCGAGGATGTGCGGATCGGCGATCAGGTGGTGCGCAAGGGGGAGTGCGTGCTGGTGTCGATCAGCTCCGCCAACCGCGACCCGTCGGTCTTCCATCATCCGGACGAGCTGCGCCTGGTCCGGCCGACATCACGAGCACACCTCGCCTTCGGCTACGGCCCGCACCAGTGCGTCGGCAGCCAGTTGGCCCGCGTGCTCGTGCAGGAGGGGCTGACGGCGCTGTTCGGATTGCGTCCGCGCGTGCGGCTGGCGAAGCCGCGCACCGAGTTGGTGTTCACGGACCGGTCGCCGGTGCACGGTCTGCGGTCGCTGCCGGTGCTGTGGTGA